AGCTAAGGAATTCATTCAAGCTATCCAAAAATTCTGGCGGGGTGGCTGGTGGTCTATACACAGTCCCTAATATATACCACATGTCTGCAGAGCTGATCTTGCACCAAACCGTTTCAGGGAGACTGCAATCAAGAGCGACTGCGTTTATAGTGCTTTTCACAACTATAGCCACGCCACCACCTCTAGAATCCCTGTCGCATCTAAACACCTTGTAGTCAGGAGGAAAAATACTACTGTCACTAATTACACTATGGAACCATGTCTCAGTCAACATCAATACATCAGGGTTTTGAGAAATTAGAAGATACTCTAAATCACTTAGTTTATTTGCGATACTGCGGGCGTTTACAAGTAGAATTCTGAGCTATGACCGAGAAGAATCGCTATCCGTGTCAGAAGCCTTCTCTGAAGTTTTCAACTGAATCAATGCCTGGCTAGCAGTATTTCCCCTCTTTTTGACACCCTTCATTTCTATCACGATCCCAGACGTAGATATGATTGTTGATCTTAAGCTTGTCATGTACCACTTTTACCTTGTTGCATTTTGCTTGTTCCTTTTCACTGctttggcatagtttttttcGTACTTCTGCAGTTTCCTTAGCGTAGTCTTGACTTATGCTTATCGAGCTGCCTTTCAGCTTGCCACAGTTTTGCATCACAGACTGTTTTTCCCGTGAATCATAAAAATGCATGATTACCGGCCGATTactaccgtcttttttcttgccaATACGATGAATTTTGTCGATCAAGTTCACTGGTACTTCCAAGGTTCCTTTGAATACATTCTCAATAACAGCttgtttcaggtcgctgtctgatTCACCCTTGTCCTCATCGATACCAATAACCAAGAGGTTATTGGATCGGCTTCTATTTTCATATTCTACCAACTTATCCGCCTGATGACGAACAAGGGATTCTAGGCTTTGTACTCGCTTGTTCAAGTCTGCAATCACGGTAAGTGTAGCGGTCATTTTTTCGCATTTCTCTTTCATTTCGGTCATTTCAGCTCTTAATGCATCCATTTTAGCATCTGATGAAGCCTGATTATCAATGATTAATTGCAACATTTCTGCAGTTTTGGGCccaggattttcttcaacatctcCTGAAACCAACAGTGTCAACACCATAGACTAAGAGTCAACCAAAAAATTCAGGTAGCTTCGAGGGCACGGCAGGGCTAACAAAAAGCGGTTATCGCTTCTAAAAGTAGTAGCATTAGGCAAATAACGaacctgcaacagcagtaacgtccgcttagacatgttgtcgctaggccaggtgccgtgccctctgaagcctccctcgctgcgtggctccttttgtaaccggtccactgatgacgtcactgtcgtcgACGAAAGACGATCCACGAGCCGGATGCCATCAATCCCAAACTCTTGATAAGGCGTAAAGAAAAGCGATGCCTCGTCCGGACTGCAGACCGGTGTAGCGTTCACGAAAATCTATGGTAaaacctgcaacagcagtaacgtccgcttagacatgttgtcgctaggccaggtgccgtgccctctgaagcctccctcgctgcgtggctcctttttttttttgcgagtgaACACAGTAAATAATATTTCTCAAAACAGCGATCCTGGTGACATGTCTTTTGCCATTTTCCCGCAGATATTTTTTTCGGCTGTAGTatatttttcctgcttttctaGCATCATGTGTCAATTTAATAAAGAATGTAATCCTGTGGTCCGCCAATTACTCGTTTGACAGATCGGGGTGTCTCAACGTTACGATTTCTATCTAGGGTAACTCTGGACGGAATTTAATACATGCCTCCAAAGGAGTAGCTATTTTGCGTTTTGCATTGCTAACCTAGTTGGCATTCTTAAGACTGGCATTGAGTCTTTAGACACAAAAAAACGTTTTCTGAAAGAGGATTGGCAAGTGGTGCCTGAAAGTGTTTATGGCAGAACTGGAAAGGCTATTGCAAGTGCCTGAAGATCGACATCTTGCTGTTTGTCGTCTCTGAATTTTTTAGCAACTGAAATTGCTAGGAGAGGCTTAAGGGTTGGTAAattcttgttgcgctgttcaTACTGCTTGCCTGGCATGGCTTTGTCATTGCACAGAGAACTTTATAAACCTTGAGAGAGCAGCAAAACCATTGGCTCAGTAGTTTGTGAAAAGGGTAATGTGCATCCTCTTCAGGACATCTGTTGCGCAAAATGGAAATCGCCAGCTCCAGAAAAGTGCACACACATAACCCGAGCTTCACCTAGGTGAGGCTCATGTTATGTTGCTGCACCCAGTGAGGTTACTGCACCCACATTTAAATAGATTGTGTTTGATGGTTTTTTGAAATTTTTAGCTagttgtttgtgtggttgtggacactGACTGCTTTCTGGATGACTACTTACATGTGTACTAATATGCATGAACTGTCAGTATTCTTCAGAAATTTTCAGGTGATGCGGTACAGGTTAAGACACCACTGTACTGTCTTGCAGGTGGTTTATCAAAATGGAAGACTGAAATCTCGGTCTCTTGGCCGCAACATCTGACTGTTGATGCTCTGTCATCATTGAAGAAGGAGTCTCTAGCGGATGCAAGGGCTCGTATGTGTGATGTTCTGTGTGTGAGTGGCATGCCAGGGTTTTTGGCACGTGTCACCAAAGATGATAGCAGATGGAGAGAGAGCAACTTCATTTCCAGCACCAAATTTGATGCTCTGGCCATTCTTCTAAGAAAGGGGAGGCAGTGTAAGGTGTTGGTTGTTAGTGGTCTTGTGCGGGGCCAATCCTGCATTGAGTATGTATGTGGCCCCCTCAAAAGTGGTAGCGAGGGTGTCTGGGAAGCCATTGTATATAGTATGTCTACTGGGGTAGCCATTAGTATTGAGTTTGCATGTGGCTGAACATAGCACCTTCTTCACTAGTGAGGAGTTGAAGAGTAGGCACGAAGCTCTTGGAAGATAGCTGACTTCTTTGTGGCATCCCATCCTCACTTAAGAATCTCTGAGTCAGTTTAACGAGGGTCATAGATGTGTGCCTTGACAAACCTGAGCAGATGGAATTCAAATTTTGATTCAGAGTGTGCCGAAGCGGTGgtcgagtggttatggcgctcggctgttggccgaaagacgcgggttcgatcctggccgcagcggtcgaatttcgatgaaggcgaaattctagaggtccgtgtactgtgcgatgtcagtgcacgttaaagaactccaggtggttgaaatttccggagcccttcactacggtgtctcgcatagcctgagccgctttgggacgttaaacccccataaacgatgaTTCAGAGTGCACTGTAACAGCAGACCTTGTATTTTCAGTTTGCTTTGATGCGGTTGCAAACAGTGCAGCATCTGTATCACAGTTGATTACTCAAAAATATAAGATCTACAGTAGATCCCAAGAATTCACTAATCAAGATGTTTTACCTTTTATGCATTTTTTTAAGCAGCTAGCAAACAAAAGAGCTAACGTAATTTTATTCCCAAGAAAGCTCATGTGTAACTAAAAACTGCCAACTAAAAGCACTTTCATGGGCTCACAGATACTTCCTGTCTGTTTCAGTATAAGCTTAACCTCGTTGGCTGGAAACTATTTACAGACTAAATATCAATGAAGACTTCTTAGTTTCGTTGCCAGTGAACTACAAGTTTAAAGTTTTGAATTACGATCTATAGACCTCTCATTTGCAGAAAGAGGTCTGTTTCATTCTCATTTGCAAAGTACCTTGTATGCAAACGTTTCCTTGTAACAGTGGTTTTAAAGTGTTTGTGGCACTGCCTCTTCTAATCATCCTTTTATAAACATTGGTCCATGTAGGCACTCACGATCTTTCTGGGTCCATTTCCCGCATTGCTGGCTATGCTtcaattgaggcgaaacgcaaaaggtgcctttGTGCATTGCGATGTCTGCGCAAGTTGGAGAACctgaggtggtctaaattaatccagagcccttcactactgcgtccctcatagacaATGTGCtgctgctttgggatgttaaatctcATGGTTTACAATTCATTCCGGAACTTTTGTACATACTTCGCAAGTACCATATTACCTAAGtagacttatacccctgtcacatgggacTTCTtttcggcctttgccgtaaagttgtcttattgcactaaaggaggaaaaccgaaaaggagcagcgacgctgctacacggcaaatccaaaggagctagaacgcggcctccgtgaatgccaaaagtcaccgctgtgtgtgaagcggcgctagaaacattatgaaattaaagctgacggtagcacttcagctaagagtgctttcatttatgttggaaaaagtagctatcacgataataaatgagcgttctgacggtgagaaacgaatattttgaaacagtttcgtttttttttcatcgttctcggttcgaccacggtaggcgcacttttctgtttggctcctcgtcgtgttcgagaagcgtgctttgttgcgtGTGTCTTtttgcacacaagcaaactcaaaacacgcacacaacaaagagcaaacgaagaaaaaactgcGAAgcaagatgcgcaagcacgtgtgtgtcgatgcggctgctgaaaagcgttcaagtcttttcttagcagtgtggatgtctttagtcatagcctcctctacgctTAACTGCACTGTaatgcaaaattaaccattaaataagataaattaggtATTTTTTACGTTtttaaaactaaaaattgcgtcaattttttattctttgagctcgctagctggcgctgccgtctgggttgctcctttaagcaactttaaggccacTGACGGctgcctttattgctacggacctttatcgcaaaggtctcaacgctttgccgtgtagatgcgcgtgacgcgcctttggggcaaaggaccttaatttctaaggccttacaagtgcccgctTGACAGGGTACCCAACTCAAAAAGCCTTCACTAACAAGTCAAGGTACTTTGAGTGTGTTTGTATGGTCTCCATTATAACATGGTCAAGAACATTTGGCACCATGGTTCTAGCTGTGTAGCACACGAAATAGTTGGGCTCTTTCGTTTGTGAGCTTCCTCCTTAAAGAGATTTTTTCCTCTGCGCCAAGGAATGAGGCACATAATTGTGAATGAACGAATTTTTGAATGATGCTAAAGGGAATTTCCAGGAGGATAAGCACGGAAGGTGTTAGTGCACTGCTCCACAGATTCCAACTGAAGTAGAAAGCAATGTTAACAATTGCAAAACTCAATACCTTTTGTCTCCAAAAATTGCGCTCACTCTGGGGCCTAAATTATTGACGGCAGGTTTGAGTGTACAAACTCGGTGCTTCAGGTAGATGAGTCTTTAAGAAATGCTTTCTTAGGAGCTGCAATATATAGACTTTACTTTGGCTAAATTATTTCTGCAGGGCCATATGCTACTGTGCTTCCTATTGCAAACATGTTCGTGGTTATCCTTGGTAACAAGGTAAACGGGTGGCTATGTTTGTAATGTGGATAGTCTGCATTGCAGGATTGTTTTGGCCAAGCCTGTAAGCAGTTGCTGAACGAATTGGTGACAAAGTTTTTGAAGAAGGCAGAACAGGAGGTGGCTCCCCAAAAATGACAGTATGCACTCTTGTCATCAAGCAGACTGACTTGTCTCTGTTCAAAAGTGGAGGAATGTTAATTTTCACTCCCTTTCCAGCTTCCTCCCACCCACAAGCTGGGTGTCATTGCAGGGGGGACTTGCGGTGGACTGTTCCATCTCTTCATTTTGGAAATCATTGATGTCCGCTTACAAATGTAGCATCACAATCATAGCATGCAATATTGCGCTTTGTATGTACACCTCCGGTCATATGTCTTTTGTCTACATGGCTTGCTTTTGGGTTGCACAGCAGGAGCAGATGCGGCAGCCCGGAAGACTCGGAAGGTCGTGAAAAGTGAGGACAACTGTTCTTCTCACCTAGCAGAAGGATATCCAAAGGGTGCCATTAGTACAGCTTTACTTTTGTGATTAGCAAATCCAAAAGAAGAATCAAATCCGACCAAGGCAGTATGGGATGGCAGATTTAGATATAGACTGGATGTGTACACACTGCTGCCTTTCGGTCTGTTCTCAGGATCTGGGAGTTTTCAACACCGCTGGCTCTGCACAACAGCTGCTGAAAAGGCCGGGTGTAGCTGCTCCCGACATCAAGGGTTCAACTCAACAGCTCAAGCAAAACCAGGAAAGAAGAGATGCTGGGGATTTCACACAGCAGTTGATGTCTGATCAGGCAAATGACATGATGGCCAGGGCTTCTGAAATGGAGCTGCAAAAAAGCCCAGCTGAAGCTTCCAAGGCAGCTGGGACCATGGTCAAGAGTGGCGTCGTCGTGCCTTCTCCTGTTCTGCATCAGAGTGAGTCGCTAACGCTTTGTTCCTTTCTCTGTGCCGAggctgagcagtttcgcgtggttcctggagagccgtgttgCGCATGCGCGGGGGGCAGTGacatcacacggcgcacagctggcgcgccgccgccgcgcaTGCCTCGCACGCCTCGCCGGTCTGCACATcttctggaaaccgcaccacgtgactggtcacgtgaccaaccgcgtgaccaatcatgtgaccagccacggcgcctcgtcaccggcagctgctccgcgctatgtgaccgaccacgtggccaaccgcGTGATCAACCCCTCCTGCACACTCAAtaaaaaaaaccctgtgtcgagACTGGGGATTGtaccagggcctttggcatttgaggcggaggtgctaccactccgccacgacagctccAGGTTTAACAGTGAATAAGGACGCATGTAGTGAATgagcgcctttcatatattaactcttccaaaCCAGATGTCGctgcgcttacgctacgtatatcctggcttaacagagctaggccatcatcaatttttcttGGCATTTTGTTATAGTCCATCCTCACTAATTAAATTAGCACAAGCAGCTCTCGTCACCTATTCTGTCTCGGAATGTTTTCTAGAAATTAAATTTTTTAGTTTTACAGCTTGTTGGTATGGCTGTTGTTGTGCAAAGTGGGCATATCCTTTTAGACTGCACTCATCATTTAAATTAGAGGAAGGGTTTTTCAACCTTAACAGTATATTTAGACCTATTTAAAGCTAGTTTTGTAATGTGAAAAAATTAACTGCTATTTTCTGGCGGTCatgtacacagttgtgtacaaagtgctgCAGTGGTTAGAAATTGCAGCATTAAAGACATTAGGATTTTTATGTAATTACTCGAGGATCCACGCAGtcgtaactttttttttagtaAGTTTTTCATGAGTCATAAATTTTTTATCCTAGAAACTTCCTCACTAAAGTCCAGCCCTGGTGCCTTATAGCTTCAGCACGTAAATATTGATGACTCCAATTCAAAGGTTCGCAAACATTCTTGCAACTTTTTTGCTAATTCATGTGATTGCTTTTACATTTTCAGTACCTGACACGAATGGAAAACCTCTCAGTGCACGT
This portion of the Amblyomma americanum isolate KBUSLIRL-KWMA chromosome 10, ASM5285725v1, whole genome shotgun sequence genome encodes:
- the LOC144106585 gene encoding uncharacterized protein LOC144106585 isoform X1, with amino-acid sequence MQGLDLGVFNTAGSAQQLLKRPGVAAPDIKGSTQQLKQNQERRDAGDFTQQLMSDQANDMMARASEMELQKSPAEASKAAGTMVKSGVVVPSPVLHQIPDTNGKPLSARAK